In the genome of Chryseobacterium arthrosphaerae, one region contains:
- the dapB gene encoding 4-hydroxy-tetrahydrodipicolinate reductase, translating to MKIALVGYGKMGKIIDEIAQKRGHEVVARLKETPTAENLNNPDVVIEFSLPEVAYDNIKACLENKIPVICGTTGWLEKKQEIEKLAVENDTAFLYGSNFSLGVNLFFALNEKLADLMKNVDEYSCQLEEIHHIHKKDAPSGTAISIAEGIIENNPKFDAWKLEETEGRQLGIFAVREDEVPGTHSVFYRSEVDEIEIKHTAFNRNGFALGAVVAAEWIKDKKGNFGMKDVLGL from the coding sequence ATGAAAATAGCATTAGTGGGTTATGGTAAGATGGGAAAGATCATTGATGAGATCGCACAGAAAAGAGGTCATGAGGTGGTGGCCCGCCTGAAGGAAACTCCAACTGCTGAAAATCTTAACAATCCGGATGTTGTGATTGAATTCTCTTTGCCGGAAGTTGCCTATGATAACATCAAAGCATGTCTTGAAAATAAAATTCCGGTAATCTGCGGAACGACAGGATGGCTGGAGAAAAAACAAGAAATAGAAAAACTGGCCGTAGAAAATGATACGGCATTCCTATATGGTTCCAACTTTAGTTTAGGAGTGAATTTATTTTTTGCTTTAAACGAAAAGCTTGCCGATCTGATGAAAAACGTGGACGAGTACTCTTGCCAGCTGGAAGAAATTCACCATATCCATAAAAAAGATGCACCTAGCGGTACCGCTATTTCCATTGCTGAAGGTATTATAGAAAATAATCCTAAGTTTGATGCCTGGAAGCTGGAAGAAACAGAAGGCAGGCAGCTTGGTATTTTCGCTGTTCGTGAAGATGAAGTTCCGGGAACCCACAGCGTATTCTACAGAAGTGAAGTAGATGAGATTGAAATCAAACATACTGCTTTCAACAGAAACGGATTTGCATTGGGAGCTGTAGTCGCTGCCGAATGGATCAAAGATAAAAAAGGAAACTTCGGAATGAAAGACGTTTTGGGGCTTTAA
- the lepB gene encoding signal peptidase I: MNYFLTYTVYVLILSVLMGISTWKLFKKMGYSPLLAFIPFYNYFIILKETKHPKWWAILSYLPIVGPIMMSVFHLYLVKKFGKTLFKDQILTVILPFIYMAVINYSKDVELEDENANDLFLTDEEKNDKKKDTFIGSITFAVVFATIIHVFVTQPFGIPTGSMERTLLVGDFLFVNKWSYGYRLPMRPVAIPFLQGTIMDTGQKGNPKDDPKSYVDGVKLPYTRILQFNKPQKNDVVVFNYPQDSVHTAIDRKDPYVKRCVATAGDTFEMRAGRLFVNGKPETVLGDQEVQHRYIVTTGSQLDIPSLYNTYGFLPVQEVQTDKGYLYAFQGLTDKTAKEIKELSQVIDMKEEVSPKGEAAIYYRDEAKTKIDTTQSIFPVNKPWNQDWYGPVRIPKKGDVVAINNETLPMYQWIISEYEHNSLEKKNGKIFINGKEANQYTIQQDYYMMVGDNRDASLDARFFGFVPEENIVGKPMFTWMSLQGAFADSSSTYQAPFKIRWDRMFKATNTGEANKTSYWWIAAMILILFFGWEYFVKLFRKNKTEND; this comes from the coding sequence ATGAATTATTTTTTAACTTATACAGTGTATGTCCTCATTTTATCTGTATTGATGGGGATTTCAACTTGGAAGCTGTTCAAGAAAATGGGGTATAGCCCTTTATTGGCTTTTATACCTTTCTACAACTATTTCATTATTCTTAAAGAAACAAAACACCCGAAATGGTGGGCTATTCTTTCATATCTTCCGATCGTAGGACCCATTATGATGTCTGTTTTTCATCTTTACCTGGTGAAGAAGTTCGGAAAAACACTTTTCAAGGATCAGATCCTTACTGTGATCCTCCCGTTTATCTATATGGCAGTGATCAACTATTCTAAAGATGTGGAACTGGAAGATGAAAATGCCAATGACCTGTTTCTTACCGATGAAGAGAAAAATGACAAAAAGAAAGATACCTTTATCGGATCTATTACTTTTGCTGTTGTCTTTGCAACCATCATCCACGTTTTTGTAACACAGCCGTTCGGAATTCCTACAGGATCAATGGAAAGAACATTGCTGGTAGGAGACTTCCTTTTCGTCAACAAATGGAGCTATGGATACAGATTACCCATGCGTCCTGTAGCAATACCTTTCCTTCAGGGAACCATTATGGATACCGGACAGAAAGGAAATCCTAAAGATGACCCGAAATCTTATGTAGACGGAGTAAAGCTGCCTTACACAAGAATTTTACAATTCAATAAGCCGCAGAAAAATGATGTGGTAGTTTTCAACTATCCTCAGGATTCCGTACACACAGCAATCGACAGAAAAGATCCGTACGTAAAAAGATGTGTGGCTACAGCAGGGGATACTTTCGAAATGAGAGCCGGAAGACTTTTTGTGAATGGCAAACCGGAAACCGTTTTAGGGGACCAGGAAGTTCAGCACAGATATATTGTAACTACAGGAAGCCAGTTGGATATTCCTTCATTATATAATACATACGGCTTTTTGCCGGTTCAGGAAGTGCAGACAGATAAAGGATATCTTTACGCTTTCCAGGGGCTGACAGATAAAACAGCGAAAGAAATTAAAGAGCTTTCTCAGGTAATTGATATGAAAGAAGAAGTTTCCCCGAAAGGAGAAGCTGCCATTTATTACAGAGATGAAGCCAAAACTAAAATTGATACCACTCAGTCTATCTTCCCTGTCAACAAACCTTGGAATCAGGATTGGTACGGTCCTGTAAGAATTCCTAAAAAAGGGGATGTGGTAGCGATCAACAATGAAACCCTTCCGATGTACCAGTGGATTATTTCAGAATACGAACATAATAGTCTGGAAAAAAAGAACGGAAAAATTTTCATCAACGGAAAAGAAGCGAATCAGTATACCATTCAGCAGGATTATTACATGATGGTGGGAGACAACAGGGATGCTTCCTTAGATGCAAGATTCTTTGGTTTTGTTCCGGAAGAAAACATCGTAGGAAAACCGATGTTTACATGGATGAGCCTTCAGGGAGCCTTTGCAGACAGCAGTTCTACGTATCAGGCGCCATTCAAGATCCGTTGGGACAGAATGTTTAAAGCAACAAACACAGGAGAAGCCAATAAAACCTCGTACTGGTGGATTGCAGCAATGATCCTGATACTGTTCTTCGGATGGGAGTATTTCGTGAAATTGTTCAGAAAGAATAAAACCGAAAACGATTAA
- a CDS encoding WbqC family protein, which translates to MNMKNVLLPVFYLPPVSWFSVFLDAENDVVFEQFENFPKQTYRNRANIYGANGRLSLIIPMNHNGKREMKDIEISYREDWRTLHWKSIKTAYQSSPYFEYYEDKFRKIFDMKEKFLLDFNLKGLEIIQQILKTEKAHSLNVEYIKNPEGISFREKFSAKHPSEFEMEEYYQTFSDKFGFLKDLSVLDLVCNKGPESLSYIKKIKQSS; encoded by the coding sequence ATGAATATGAAGAATGTTTTATTACCGGTATTTTATTTACCACCGGTTTCATGGTTTTCAGTGTTTTTGGATGCTGAAAATGACGTTGTATTTGAACAGTTTGAAAACTTTCCAAAGCAGACCTATAGAAACAGAGCCAATATCTATGGAGCCAATGGCAGACTGTCGCTGATCATCCCTATGAACCATAATGGAAAAAGGGAAATGAAAGATATTGAGATTTCGTACAGAGAAGACTGGAGAACCCTTCACTGGAAGTCGATCAAGACCGCTTATCAAAGCTCTCCTTATTTCGAATACTATGAAGATAAATTCAGAAAGATCTTCGATATGAAAGAAAAGTTTCTTTTGGATTTTAACCTTAAAGGGTTGGAGATCATCCAACAGATACTGAAAACAGAAAAGGCACACTCTTTGAATGTAGAATATATCAAAAATCCGGAAGGTATCAGTTTCAGAGAAAAATTCTCAGCAAAACACCCTTCAGAATTTGAAATGGAAGAATATTACCAGACTTTCTCAGATAAATTTGGATTTTTGAAAGATTTATCGGTTCTGGATCTTGTCTGTAACAAAGGTCCTGAGTCGCTTTCTTATATTAAAAAAATAAAACAGTCATCATAG
- a CDS encoding S8 family serine peptidase, producing the protein MKKVLLAAVFLAGFNFSFAQESKAKSIDPKEDKDLMTWYHKDFSASKVYGVNTANAYKYLESKGLKPKTVIVGVLDSGVQVDHPGLVKNLWTNPNEVPGNGKDDDGNGYIDDVHGWNFIGGKNGDIDIDNMEVTRVVAKYKPVFEGTDSAKNKANQASMKEEFDMYMKAKDLFSKKSIEAKQNFQTYSMLNELIPNMVKLLAGKPVTAETIRAIKAPADQRDAIALDFLNQISSSPEFNGKSAADFEKKMKDEMKEAIDHFAPAAKQYDLSYDPRKEIVGDNYDDYSEKIYGNNHYEGPDAEHGTHVAGIIAGLPQGKEIQYGVASKVAKIMTVRTVPNGDERDKDVANAIRYAVDNGAKVLNMSFGKPVSPGKNVVWDAFKYAEDKGVLLVKAAGNENEDVAEHLAYPTNFKNISDEKPFVSNVLVVGASTNKNNALRADFSNYNKKMVNVFAPGEEIYSTVPKNEYKYLQGTSMASPVVAGAAAVLLAYMPELKPDQIIESLVKSSNPSTANGFTDQSQAGGVIDLKKAAEYAYTHFYNGKGSADTAKPSKRRANEVKSVKKAVKK; encoded by the coding sequence ATGAAAAAGGTATTATTAGCTGCAGTTTTTTTAGCAGGTTTTAATTTCTCCTTTGCACAGGAGTCTAAAGCTAAAAGTATTGATCCCAAAGAAGATAAAGATCTGATGACCTGGTATCATAAGGATTTCTCTGCTTCAAAAGTATATGGAGTGAATACGGCAAATGCTTATAAATATTTAGAATCTAAAGGTCTGAAGCCCAAAACAGTGATTGTCGGCGTTTTAGACAGTGGTGTACAGGTAGACCACCCGGGATTGGTAAAAAACCTGTGGACGAATCCTAATGAAGTTCCGGGAAATGGTAAAGATGATGACGGGAACGGATATATTGATGATGTACACGGATGGAACTTTATAGGCGGAAAAAACGGAGATATTGATATCGACAATATGGAGGTGACAAGAGTGGTTGCTAAATATAAACCGGTTTTTGAAGGTACTGATTCTGCAAAGAACAAAGCCAACCAGGCGAGTATGAAGGAGGAGTTTGACATGTATATGAAAGCCAAAGATCTTTTCAGCAAAAAAAGTATTGAGGCTAAGCAGAATTTCCAGACCTATTCTATGCTGAATGAGCTGATTCCAAATATGGTAAAACTGCTGGCAGGAAAACCTGTAACTGCAGAAACAATCAGAGCGATTAAAGCACCTGCAGATCAGAGGGATGCTATTGCTTTGGACTTTTTGAACCAGATCTCATCAAGCCCGGAGTTTAACGGAAAATCTGCCGCTGACTTCGAGAAAAAGATGAAAGACGAAATGAAAGAGGCAATAGATCATTTTGCTCCTGCTGCCAAACAGTATGACCTGTCTTATGATCCTAGAAAAGAAATTGTGGGAGATAACTATGATGACTACTCTGAAAAGATCTACGGAAACAACCATTATGAAGGACCGGATGCAGAGCACGGAACCCACGTAGCAGGTATTATTGCAGGTCTTCCGCAGGGAAAAGAAATACAATATGGTGTAGCTTCCAAAGTGGCAAAAATCATGACCGTAAGAACTGTTCCGAATGGAGATGAAAGAGATAAAGACGTTGCCAACGCTATCAGATATGCGGTGGATAATGGCGCTAAAGTATTGAATATGAGCTTTGGAAAACCCGTATCACCAGGCAAAAATGTAGTATGGGATGCTTTCAAATATGCTGAAGATAAAGGCGTTCTTTTAGTAAAGGCTGCCGGTAATGAAAACGAAGATGTGGCAGAGCACCTTGCATATCCTACCAACTTTAAGAACATTTCTGACGAAAAACCATTTGTAAGCAACGTTCTTGTTGTAGGGGCAAGTACCAATAAGAATAATGCTTTGAGAGCTGACTTCTCCAATTACAATAAAAAAATGGTGAATGTTTTTGCTCCGGGAGAAGAAATTTATTCTACCGTACCAAAAAATGAATACAAATACCTTCAGGGTACCTCAATGGCTTCACCGGTTGTAGCAGGAGCAGCAGCCGTCCTGCTGGCCTATATGCCCGAGCTGAAACCTGATCAGATTATTGAATCTCTTGTAAAGAGCAGCAATCCGAGCACGGCAAACGGATTCACAGATCAGTCGCAGGCTGGTGGGGTTATCGACCTGAAAAAAGCAGCAGAATATGCCTATACTCATTTCTACAACGGGAAAGGATCCGCAGATACTGCTAAACCTTCAAAACGTAGAGCCAACGAAGTCAAATCCGTAAAAAAGGCTGTTAAAAAATAA
- a CDS encoding lipocalin family protein, whose product MKKLLLAGMLGTSLFAVSCSSVNKAATSQNQRADFLTMKGDWQIVSVDYEKGYKIKPFDEGADAQCFVGSHWRLIPNNWTGAYTLNGGGNCPAITQPIKFEVKNGNTFMFKKIASGTKAKQNTAGYTLTLIKQTTDQFSLEQDVPFEGENVKVVYNFERTGMK is encoded by the coding sequence ATGAAAAAGTTACTACTTGCAGGGATGTTGGGAACATCACTTTTTGCAGTGTCTTGTTCCTCTGTGAATAAAGCAGCTACATCTCAAAATCAAAGAGCAGACTTCCTTACCATGAAGGGAGACTGGCAGATCGTGAGCGTAGATTACGAAAAAGGATATAAAATCAAACCTTTTGATGAAGGTGCAGATGCACAATGTTTCGTAGGAAGTCACTGGAGACTGATTCCTAACAACTGGACAGGGGCGTATACTTTAAACGGTGGTGGAAATTGCCCGGCAATTACCCAGCCTATCAAATTTGAAGTGAAAAACGGTAATACGTTTATGTTTAAAAAGATTGCTTCAGGTACTAAAGCAAAACAAAATACAGCAGGATATACCCTGACACTGATCAAGCAGACTACCGATCAGTTTTCACTTGAGCAGGATGTTCCGTTTGAAGGAGAAAATGTAAAAGTTGTTTACAACTTCGAGAGAACAGGAATGAAATAA
- a CDS encoding OmpA family protein yields MKFNKTYVGALFLSSALLLTSCEAVQNSNHQQRGTAVGAASGAVLGGILGNNVGKGGNGAIGAVLGGIIGGVAGNVIGNKMDKQARDIKETLPGAQVERVGDGIKVTMNESIVNFAFDSSNLTSVAQTNLDKLAKVLADNPDTNINIYGHTDSVGKDAYNMALSQRRADAVKSYLVGKGIAGSRMFTKGEGKNMPVASNDTDEGRAKNRRVEFAITANEKMINDAKQGQ; encoded by the coding sequence ATGAAATTTAATAAAACATACGTAGGAGCCCTTTTCTTGTCATCAGCTTTATTATTGACAAGCTGTGAAGCGGTTCAGAATTCTAACCACCAACAGAGAGGTACAGCCGTAGGTGCTGCTTCAGGAGCAGTACTAGGAGGTATTCTTGGTAACAATGTAGGAAAAGGAGGAAATGGAGCGATTGGAGCTGTATTGGGTGGTATTATCGGTGGTGTTGCAGGTAACGTTATCGGTAACAAGATGGATAAACAGGCAAGAGATATCAAAGAAACTTTACCGGGAGCTCAGGTAGAAAGAGTAGGTGACGGTATTAAAGTGACCATGAATGAAAGTATTGTAAACTTTGCTTTCGACTCTTCAAACCTTACTTCTGTTGCTCAGACCAACCTGGATAAATTAGCCAAAGTATTGGCTGATAACCCGGATACCAATATCAATATCTACGGACACACAGACAGCGTAGGTAAAGATGCTTATAACATGGCACTTTCTCAAAGAAGAGCTGATGCCGTAAAATCTTACCTGGTAGGGAAAGGAATTGCAGGCAGCAGAATGTTTACAAAAGGTGAAGGTAAAAATATGCCGGTTGCAAGTAACGATACTGACGAAGGAAGAGCTAAAAACAGAAGAGTTGAATTCGCTATTACTGCAAATGAGAAAATGATTAACGATGCCAAACAAGGGCAGTAA
- a CDS encoding decaprenyl-phosphate phosphoribosyltransferase: MKKYLKLLRVEQWVKNLFVFVPLFFSGNITNLNLLVESIFAFVIFSLAASVVYILNDYNDIEADRKHPEKRRRPLASGAISKSKAIGILIGLVITDIVLVLLAQLYFHQPLWKFATIIAFYVVMNLAYTFRLKHVPIIDIFIIAIGFVLRVLAGGYITGISISQWAILLTFVLALVLAIGKRRGELINAQVSGKTRKALDGYNVQFADIALSISITLAIVCYLMFTLSPEVQARFHQRVFYTVVFVVFALLRYLQQTLVYNRTESPTKIVYRDRYIQVTLLLWVATFLIQIYFKK; this comes from the coding sequence ATGAAGAAATATTTAAAGCTACTGCGTGTAGAACAATGGGTGAAGAACCTGTTTGTATTTGTCCCTCTGTTTTTTTCAGGTAATATTACCAACCTTAATTTACTTGTCGAAAGTATTTTCGCTTTTGTCATATTCTCACTTGCTGCAAGTGTGGTTTACATTCTGAATGATTATAATGATATTGAAGCAGACAGGAAACATCCTGAAAAAAGAAGAAGACCCCTGGCAAGCGGGGCGATTTCCAAATCAAAAGCAATAGGAATTCTTATAGGCCTTGTCATCACAGATATTGTACTGGTATTATTGGCTCAGCTCTATTTCCATCAGCCGTTATGGAAATTCGCCACCATCATAGCTTTCTATGTAGTGATGAACCTTGCTTATACTTTCAGACTCAAGCATGTTCCTATCATTGATATCTTTATCATTGCCATAGGCTTTGTACTCAGAGTACTGGCCGGCGGTTATATTACAGGGATCAGCATTTCGCAGTGGGCTATTCTGCTGACCTTTGTACTGGCACTGGTTCTGGCCATCGGAAAAAGAAGGGGAGAGCTGATCAATGCACAGGTTTCAGGAAAGACAAGGAAGGCATTGGATGGGTATAATGTTCAGTTTGCAGATATTGCACTGTCTATTTCCATTACCCTGGCTATCGTCTGCTATCTGATGTTTACCCTGTCGCCGGAGGTTCAGGCCAGATTCCATCAAAGAGTCTTCTATACTGTAGTTTTCGTTGTGTTTGCTTTGCTGAGATATCTGCAGCAGACACTGGTGTACAACAGAACCGAATCTCCAACCAAAATTGTATACAGAGACCGTTATATTCAGGTCACTTTATTACTTTGGGTCGCCACATTTTTAATTCAAATTTACTTTAAAAAATGA
- a CDS encoding FAD-binding oxidoreductase, whose translation MKPNFTQKVTNWGNFPVVEKEMRSEDSFKKIKEFVLNHNEIIARGNGRCYGDASLGESIFSTKKLNKFISFDRLNGVIECESGVLLSDVLEIAVPQGYFLYVTPGTKFISVGGAIASDVHGKNHHAEGCFSEYVIEFKLMTENGEIITCSRDENSEKFWATIGGMGLTGIILTAKFKLKNIESAYIRQESIKAENLDEIFQLFDESESWTYTVAWIDCLQKGKNIGRSILMRGEHAFQHELPQSMGKTPLRLKKKLQPTVPFYFPGFVLNALTVKIFNWLYYKKQSKKEVRNFIDYETFFYPLDAINEWNKIYGKSGFIQYQMVIPKEAGKEGMKRILETIAKSGNGSFLAVLKLFGKNNPQAYNSFPVEGYTLALDFKVNSKLKKLVDQLDAIVQEFGGRIYLTKDSMSRSSLTNYLKNIQNPKFVSLQHKRIINNNS comes from the coding sequence ATGAAGCCGAATTTCACACAGAAAGTTACAAACTGGGGAAATTTCCCGGTAGTGGAAAAAGAAATGAGATCTGAGGACAGCTTCAAAAAGATAAAAGAATTTGTACTCAATCATAACGAAATTATAGCAAGAGGAAACGGAAGATGCTACGGAGATGCTTCGTTGGGAGAGTCCATATTTTCTACTAAAAAATTAAATAAGTTCATCAGTTTCGACCGTTTGAACGGAGTGATAGAATGTGAATCCGGAGTCCTTCTTTCTGATGTTCTGGAGATTGCTGTTCCGCAGGGATATTTCCTGTATGTAACTCCGGGAACAAAATTTATTTCAGTTGGCGGAGCCATTGCTTCAGATGTACATGGTAAAAACCACCATGCTGAAGGGTGCTTTTCAGAATATGTGATTGAATTTAAACTGATGACTGAAAATGGTGAGATCATCACCTGTTCCAGAGACGAAAATTCAGAGAAGTTTTGGGCTACCATCGGAGGAATGGGGCTTACCGGAATTATCCTTACAGCAAAATTTAAGCTTAAAAATATAGAGTCTGCATACATCCGTCAGGAAAGCATCAAGGCTGAAAACCTGGATGAGATCTTTCAGCTTTTTGATGAAAGTGAAAGCTGGACTTATACGGTGGCCTGGATAGACTGTCTTCAGAAAGGAAAAAATATCGGAAGAAGTATTCTGATGAGAGGAGAACATGCCTTTCAGCACGAGCTTCCTCAAAGTATGGGAAAAACCCCTTTAAGACTGAAGAAAAAACTTCAGCCTACTGTTCCTTTCTATTTTCCCGGATTTGTACTGAATGCATTGACGGTGAAAATATTCAACTGGCTGTATTATAAAAAACAATCTAAGAAAGAAGTCAGAAATTTTATTGACTACGAAACATTCTTCTATCCTCTGGATGCCATCAATGAATGGAATAAGATCTACGGAAAATCAGGTTTTATACAATATCAGATGGTAATTCCCAAAGAAGCAGGAAAAGAAGGAATGAAGAGAATCCTGGAAACAATTGCCAAAAGCGGAAACGGATCATTCCTGGCAGTGCTGAAGCTTTTCGGGAAAAACAATCCGCAGGCGTACAATTCATTTCCTGTGGAAGGATATACGCTGGCATTGGATTTTAAAGTCAATTCAAAACTGAAGAAACTGGTAGATCAGCTGGATGCTATCGTACAGGAATTCGGCGGAAGAATCTATCTTACCAAAGACAGCATGAGCAGGTCTTCACTGACCAATTATCTGAAAAATATTCAAAATCCTAAATTTGTGTCTTTACAGCACAAAAGAATCATAAACAACAACTCATAA
- a CDS encoding SDR family NAD(P)-dependent oxidoreductase, whose product MIVLGSTSEVAQAFVEKALQEGEKFEKIYLFTSNKETTERFARHIDVKFLQQAEVIELDLTKEIDYNRFDNINSNVLFCAVGYLGEGTEEGLYDNRNTERIIDINYSKLVPVMNYFAHKFESRRSGTIIGLSSVAGDRGRQSNFIYGSAKAAFTAYLSGLRNYLFDKKVHVLTIKPGFMATKMTEGLPLNPKLTATPKQAAACIYKAFKKQNNVAYVLPVWSIIMLIISNIPEFIFKKLKL is encoded by the coding sequence ATGATCGTTCTGGGAAGTACATCTGAAGTGGCACAGGCATTTGTGGAAAAAGCACTTCAGGAAGGAGAAAAATTTGAAAAGATCTATCTTTTTACCTCAAATAAGGAAACTACAGAGAGGTTTGCAAGGCATATTGATGTGAAGTTTCTGCAGCAGGCTGAAGTCATTGAACTCGATCTGACCAAAGAAATTGATTATAATAGATTTGATAATATCAATTCAAATGTATTATTTTGTGCCGTAGGATATTTGGGCGAAGGAACAGAAGAAGGATTGTATGATAACAGGAATACCGAGCGGATCATTGATATCAATTATTCAAAGCTGGTACCGGTGATGAACTATTTTGCCCATAAATTTGAAAGCAGAAGGTCCGGAACGATCATCGGGCTTTCATCAGTGGCAGGAGATCGGGGAAGACAGAGTAATTTTATCTATGGAAGCGCAAAAGCAGCTTTTACAGCTTATTTAAGTGGTTTAAGGAATTATCTTTTTGATAAAAAAGTACATGTTCTGACCATCAAGCCTGGTTTTATGGCTACCAAAATGACAGAAGGGCTTCCTTTGAATCCTAAACTGACCGCTACACCGAAACAGGCTGCCGCATGCATTTACAAAGCTTTTAAAAAGCAGAATAATGTGGCCTATGTTTTGCCTGTCTGGAGTATTATCATGTTGATCATCAGTAATATTCCTGAATTTATATTCAAAAAATTAAAGCTTTAA
- a CDS encoding HAD-IB family hydrolase yields MKKLYCFDFDGTLTYKDTMFMYLKFYDSTKYRIQFLRHVPLFILLKLKLAETEKVKKSFIGSILKGQSQEKIEQKSKQFFEMHYPKIVRENALDFIQNIDRNNTQSLLVTASLDIWVKPFADELKMHLVSTRAEFKNGVFTGNFIGKNCNGKEKLVRIKAEINDSKYDKIIAFGDTSGDRPMLKWANEGHYQFFH; encoded by the coding sequence ATGAAAAAATTGTATTGTTTTGATTTTGACGGAACACTGACGTATAAGGATACCATGTTTATGTATCTTAAATTCTACGATTCTACAAAATACCGGATACAATTTTTAAGACATGTACCGCTCTTCATCCTGCTGAAGCTGAAACTGGCCGAAACGGAAAAAGTGAAGAAAAGCTTTATCGGTTCTATTTTAAAAGGACAGTCTCAGGAAAAGATCGAGCAGAAATCGAAACAGTTTTTTGAAATGCATTACCCTAAAATCGTAAGGGAAAATGCCCTGGACTTTATACAAAATATCGATAGGAATAATACACAGAGCTTATTGGTTACCGCTTCACTGGATATCTGGGTAAAACCTTTTGCCGATGAACTGAAAATGCATCTTGTTTCTACCCGGGCCGAGTTTAAGAACGGTGTTTTCACAGGAAACTTTATCGGCAAAAACTGTAACGGAAAAGAAAAACTGGTAAGAATAAAAGCTGAAATCAACGATTCCAAATATGATAAAATTATCGCATTTGGTGATACTTCGGGGGATCGGCCAATGTTGAAATGGGCAAATGAGGGACATTACCAATTTTTTCATTAA
- a CDS encoding cysteine desulfurase family protein, which translates to MDKVYLDNAATTPLAEEVIDAMVGTMKMNFGNPSSTHSFGQEAKILIENVRRQVADYLHVTPAEIIFTSCGTESNNMIIKSAVEHLGVQRIISSPLEHKCVSESILDMKARKGVEVNYIRPNEKGDIDLNKLEELLKASDKKTLVSLMHANNEIGNLINLKKVAELCKEHHALFHSDTVQTMAHMNLDFSDIPVDFASCSAHKFHGPKGAGFAFIRKATGLKGIITGGPQERSLRAGTENVSGIVGLGKALELSLTHMDEYTQHMQSIKEYAIERLSAEVEGIKFNGRSAEKESSLYTVLSALLPYKNPLIGLQLDMKGIAISQGSACSSGASKPSMVMMMVLSEDEMDHCTPLRISFSHMTTKADIDTLVTALKEISSDYTIEKTNVEHR; encoded by the coding sequence ATGGATAAAGTATATTTAGATAATGCCGCAACCACTCCGCTTGCAGAAGAAGTTATAGATGCAATGGTGGGTACTATGAAGATGAATTTCGGAAACCCGTCTTCAACGCACAGCTTTGGCCAGGAAGCAAAAATACTTATTGAAAATGTAAGAAGACAGGTTGCAGACTATCTTCATGTAACTCCTGCTGAGATCATTTTCACTTCCTGTGGAACCGAATCCAACAACATGATCATTAAATCCGCCGTAGAACATCTTGGCGTACAAAGGATCATCAGCTCTCCTCTGGAACATAAATGTGTTTCGGAAAGTATTCTGGATATGAAAGCCAGAAAAGGAGTAGAAGTAAACTATATCCGCCCGAACGAAAAGGGAGATATTGATCTTAACAAATTAGAAGAGCTTTTAAAAGCTTCAGATAAAAAAACATTGGTGAGCTTAATGCATGCCAATAACGAAATCGGGAATCTGATAAACCTTAAAAAAGTAGCGGAACTTTGCAAGGAACACCATGCGCTTTTCCATTCAGATACCGTACAGACCATGGCTCATATGAATCTTGATTTCTCTGATATCCCCGTAGATTTCGCTTCTTGCAGTGCCCATAAATTCCACGGGCCTAAAGGAGCAGGATTTGCCTTTATCAGAAAAGCAACGGGCCTTAAAGGGATCATTACCGGAGGACCTCAGGAAAGAAGCCTCAGAGCCGGAACAGAAAATGTAAGCGGTATTGTAGGACTTGGGAAAGCTTTGGAACTTTCGCTGACGCATATGGACGAATATACACAGCATATGCAGAGCATCAAAGAGTATGCTATAGAAAGATTATCAGCCGAAGTGGAAGGCATTAAATTCAACGGTAGAAGTGCTGAGAAGGAAAGCAGTCTTTACACTGTTCTGAGCGCTTTATTGCCATACAAAAACCCGCTGATCGGACTTCAGCTGGATATGAAAGGAATTGCAATTTCTCAGGGAAGTGCATGCTCTTCAGGAGCGTCAAAACCTTCAATGGTAATGATGATGGTACTTTCTGAGGATGAAATGGATCACTGTACGCCATTACGTATTTCTTTCAGCCATATGACGACTAAAGCAGACATTGATACACTGGTGACAGCTTTAAAGGAAATTTCAAGTGATTACACTATAGAAAAAACTAATGTTGAGCATAGATAG